Within the Malus sylvestris chromosome 4, drMalSylv7.2, whole genome shotgun sequence genome, the region TTTGCTGTCGTTATGCTATTGTTGCAGGTATGTCAATGACTCTTTTCTCTCCCTTACTTAAATGTGCACGAAAATAGTCAAAGACCTTTTGATTTTCCACTTTTCTTAGGAGATATATGaggtaaattaataaaatttaatttttattaagagAAGGAAGATAAGATTGAGTTATTGTTATTCCTTGGTGCTGTTAAGTTCCAGCACCTTCTAAGAATTCTGGTTAACCTGGAATAAGGTGCCATATGAAGTTTAcacaaaatttaaaatcttGTCATTGGCATCAACTTCTGTGTTGTGTGCCGAGGTTCTGAGATGAGGCTAGTAAATACCTTAGTGCCATGCGAAGCACCTTCACTTGGGTGAGTGCCCTTTTTATGCTTGGGTGAGAACTTAGGAGCTTTCACCTTTTGAAGAACGTAGAATTAATTATGCCCAAAGGACAAACTTGCTTGTGTGTTTTTTGCAAGTTTAAAATCGAGGGGTATGGAGGGAGAGGATATCTGATGGTTGGTAATAGCTCTCACATTCTAGATTATATTAGTGGAATTTCGCAAAGTACTTGTGATGTATTTCCTGATGGGcgtacttttcttttttttttctttttcttattgaCATCTTTGTTGATTCTGCAGGCTAGGAATCAGAAAGTAGGGGAGAAGCCTCTTCTCTCAATTTCCACATTCACGCAGGTTGTCTTTTAACTGCATTACAATCGTTAATTTCTTTAAGCTCTTGTTTTTATAATGTCTATCTGTTCATGATATCGTAATAAATGGAATTTGGGCACTCCATTAGTTTGTTCTGCATAGAAGTAGGAGGACACTGTATGTGCTCCAGTCTGTTTTCTTCATTAACTAATTTCTTGGCATCCATGTTTGAGTTATATTGCTTAGCTTATAAGATAAGCGTGCTCTTATTTTGGAGTTTATACGTTTAAAAGGCAAACATGGTCATTGATGATCCAAcaatatttgtgttttttctttgcAGGCAGCTCGGAATAATGTGCTTCTTGCTGTTCCAGCATTTCTTTATGCTATTAATAACTATTTAAAGTTCACCATGCAGGTATAGTTCTTTCATAGATCCTCTTAGCATGCATCTCTGTAATCGGGTGGTGTATATGGTTAACTTTCCAAATTTTAGTATGAGTGATGGACTCGTGCTATACCTGTAGAGTCAAATTTTGATATAACCAAGATGTTTAGCTCTATGGATTCTCCCCCATGCTCTTATCCCTTCGATTTTTATGTAGTGAATCATGCTGGTCTACTGAGAAGTAGTATTTGCAGTGTTTAGCTTAAGAAAACGATctcatggaaaaaaaaaaaacactaaaaaatGGAGACAAATTATAGAGATATATTGCCATACACCACTTCGTGTGTGACATGATATGGTTATACCACAACTGCTTAGTTGCTAGCAGTTTTATTGAAATAGTATGGCCTACCAGAATTGGTCATTGCTTAGGCTTCATGTATTACTGAATCATCCAAAGTTTATCCTGTTCTCCAGTGGAGGTTATTCATTGAATTTAGAGAGCTTTTTTACTTGAttaaagttcataaaataatttaagtttCTTTTTTGCAGCTATATTTCAATCCTGCAACTGTGAAGATGCTGAGCAATTTGAAGGTACTTTTTGTTTCACAGTATTATTATTGGTATCTTATTGATGTTAACGACGATTTCATGATTTGATTAGTGTTGCTTTGTGACTTCTCTCATGTTAATTTTGTCAATCCCCACCCCCGGCCGCGAATGGCTGTatgtaaattgtgatttttcttcaCACAATTCCAAGTTgacaataataaaaaactcagcTAAACATAACCTAATCAAATTGAAGACCGTTGCCAATTCCTATGTGTTAGGACTTAGGAGCATCATTATTATCTGGAATCTCAATAAACAACTAATGTGATTACTCAGTAAATTAGGGCATACTTTATATAAACAAACAAGCTCAAATCATAATACTTATATGCGCATACACATATGTATCTTCAATGCATGAAGATGGAATGCGCACATTGTCTTAAATGCCACATTTTGAAAACCTTTCTAGATAAACCAAGGGATcttatcataatttaattttttttttttatcttctcaaaaaatttttttttttttaaaaaaaaaaaaacctagaaagGAAGACGCCCTGAACTCTACAAAGTCAAAAAAGGTCAGAAGCTTATTCAATTACAAAGTTCATCCATACCCGCCTCCAAATAATCCTAAAGAATCTTTCTATTTCACTCGACCCAGAAAACTGCTGACACCCTGCAATCCCAAAAAAATTTGCTTATTCAATTACAAAGTTCATCCATACCAATCCTCCAAATAATCCTAAAGAATTTTTCTATTTCACTCGACCCAGAAAACTGCTGACACCCTgcaatcccaaaaaaaaattcctttcttgtttaattgtttCTGATTTGTGTCTGATCCCCTTTTGGATTTATCAAATGGGATCCCTCTTtatatactctctctctctctctctctacacaccaAATAGTCTGAACGACTGGTGTTGCTTCCATGGAAGCAGCTCCAGATGCATATTTGCATCCAGCATGAAAAGATAAGCTAACATAGTTTTGTCTAGTTCACTTAGTTTCACCTGTAGAAATTCTGCAGGTCTCCTTTTTAAGGAATTAGACATGTCATTGTTTTAATTCATCaccatttaatttataaagtttTGATTGTGGACATGCAGGTGTTGGTGATTGCTGTTTTGTTGAAAATGATAATGAAGCGCCGGTTTTCAATAATTCAGGTTAGTACCCTTTCTGTTTGTTCATCTCTTTAGCCAAGTAAAAGATTACTCCAGCTTTTCTGTTCTTTTCCTGTTTCTACAAATGGGGAGTAGTCAGTTAGAACTTTGGATCATCTTATTTGAACACATTCCTGTGGATGCTATGATTGCTATATCTTATCACACTGATATTACTTTGATACAGTGGGAAGCCCTTGCTTTGTTGCTCATCGGGATTAGTGTAAATCAGTTACGATCTTTACCCGAGGGTACTATTGCTTTAGGTCTTCCAGTTTCAACAGGCGCATACATCTACACATTGATCTTTGTAAGTGATTAATGATATTTGTTGTTTCTACTGGTGATGTCCTCCTGTTTAACACGCACCTTTAGGTTCATAACTTTTTTCGCTGGCTTGAATAGAGTATTCTTGAAAATTATGTTCCAAGACGTTTATATGCATGTTGGACACTTATCTCAGATTCATCTTACAGGTAACAGTTCCATCGTTGGCCTCTGTCTATAATGAGTATGCTCTGAAGAGCCAATATGACACAAGCATATACCTCCAGGTGAGAAATAGGACTTGTAtgacttgtttctttgctaCAGCATGAAAGTAACTGAGTTTATTATTCAAGGATGTTGAGGAATGGTTTTCTAAAGGTAGCACATAGTTATTTGCTTCTGTACTTGTAATCAGTGTCACTACTTACCCGATTTGGCTTAATCTAGCATCAACATGGATCTTGATTACTCGTGTTgtgattttatttttggtgGAGCTATCTGTTTGGTTTCTCTAAATTTACCCAAGTGATGTATGGATATGGTTGTAACTTGTATTTGGGTTGGAATTTGAAAATGATGAGCATGCCATTGTCTCTTGGTACTTAGTTTAGTCCATGAAGTTGAAATGCTGCCAGAGTTTCTCTGGATTTTTGGTTGTATAAGGAAAATAAGACAGTTTGCCGCAATTTTCTTGTATTCCACTGACGTTGAAGCGTATTACATACCGACAACATATCCCCGAGATGTCGGCAACAAGGTGGAAGGATATGCCTTTACCCTTAAACACGGACTATTTTAAATAATTGGTTCATCAGGGCCATTTTTCACTTTGTTTTAGATGCCTGGCTTCATCTGTGACCAATTTGCTTAAGTCTGAACCTAGACTTTCTTAACCATATCTTAGCAACTCGTGTCTCATTGTATATGCTTTGTTAAATTCAAGTTTGGACAGTtattgaaaaatgacaaatataaGTCAGTCCCATTGTatataaaaggtcgtacccagtgcacaaggctcccgctttacgcagggtctgggagaggtgaatgtcggctagccttacccccattgtATATGCGTTGTTAAATTCAAGTTTGGACGGTtattgaaaaatgacaaatataaGTCAACAATTTATCATCTTCATTTTAAGTCGTCTTCTTTTGGCTATGCAGAACTTATTTTTATACGGGTATGGTGCGATATTCAACTTTCTAGGAATATTGGTAATGGCCATTATCAAAGGTATGAACaacattatttttattgtttctgcAGAGAAataaaatgtttaaatttttttatatatataaacattctAAAAGATAGTCCCATGTACAGAAGTAGTACACAACATTTTGAGTCCATAAAGCAAGTATAGAATCCAAATGCTTTGAAAGAGAATTTCATTACTGCTCTTAGGGTGCCACCTTTAAAATTTATCTTCAGATATTTAATATGGCTTTAATAGTTGGTTGGTTTGATTTTCTATTTAACCACGTGGTTAAGgaaaaaatgggtttatttgCAAAAAAATTCTTTATTAGTTGCTTTCAAAAATCTGGTCCAGATATCACAGCAGTAATAGAAGAAGCAATGAGCCCCAAACAGAGAAAATAAATCCTCACCTTTTCAAAGcttaagggcatttttgtaaaggATGAACCATGCTCTTATACATATATCATCTCTTTACCAATACCTCTGCTCTCTGAATTAAACTATTCACTAAATTTATCATAAACAGTAGTTTGGATAGGAATGTCACCTGACCTCCTTGGGGCATTTTATTCTCCGAACTTCCTTCCAGGGGGAaccatatgcatacaaatcttATTTGGAAAAATTAAGATCACTGGTCGACTACTCTCATTTTTCACATATAATATTCAATGTACAGATTCAAATTTATTGACTCTAGTAGCACCAGTACTTATATCCTTAGCTATATTTTACGAATCAATATGGTTTTGGATAGGGTTATTGTTCAATATAGTTAAATGGTATAGGAGGGTCCAATTTACAGATAAGAACTTCTTCATTGAGCTTTTGCACAGTGGTATTCTGTTGAggaaattttatgaaatttcGAAATAGGTCTTTTGAGTCATAACTTCATGTTGTTTGAATGTTTCAGGTCCAGGTAGCTTTGATATCCTTCATGGTCATTCAAGAGCTACAATGTTTCTGATAGCTAACAACGCAGCACAAGGAATTCTgtcctcttttttcttcaaatatgCAGGTTAGTTTTCGGCAATAGCAACTTTAGGTAGGTTTATATGTCATGCCAGTTTGGTACAGAAACACTTGCTGTAGTATGGAGATTGCACGTAAGTACACTTTAAGGAGAGCGAGATTTTGTTTTCAGCTTATGATTTCATCAACTTTGgcagttttttgttaaatttcatTTTCTCGCCACTCTTTAATCAAAGGATGCCATTCAATTTTTACAGATACAATTCTAAAGAAGTACTCGTCCACAGTGGCCACTATCTTCACAGGCATAGCATCTGCTTTGCTGTTTGGTCACAAATTGACTATGAACTTTGTTTTAGGAATTTCTATTGTCTTCATTTCGATGCACCAGGTAATCTCGATAAATGAGTCTTCTTTACTCACATTAGTTGTTAATAGAATGAAGATctattttcaaaagaaaaataattgtgTAATTTAGAGAGAGCGTTCTATAGATTTCTATTTGCTTTCTGATCAAATTGTTTGCTGACcattgtttgttttatttttctgtatAGTTCTTTTCTCCCATTTCAAAACTCAAGGAGGAGGAACAAAATGGGAAGCTGGAAATGATAGATGTCGATGATAAACACAGGTATCTGCTCATTCTTTTCACCCATGGCAGCATTAGTTGGGAGTTTGATGTACAAATTACTGTGTTCCTGTTGTATGCTTGACATAAACACCAAGGCAAGAATCAAATGTTTCATTGTTAGGCGCTAACAAGACTAGGCCACTAAGGATAATGATTTTAAGAATTTTATGTACTTTCGAGGTTTTGCCTTTTCTATAACACCAGTTATATAGTATAcataaatcaaccaaaaaagtGGGAACGATGGAACCTCAACTATGGGGATTTAGTGGAGAGGATAAAGGAGAAATTCAGGGAAATTCATCGTGGTTACTAACGCAGGTTGTTTTCTGGATTCAGGTCAAAGGATTCCTTTATTAATATGGCAGCAGGGGCAAATGAAGAGGTTAGAATTGCAAATTACTGTCTTGTAAATAAGATATATTTATCTTATATTTGCCTCACTCTTTTCTTACAAGTTTACCTTTTCCAGGCTAGTCACCGACCAGGCCCTGACGAAAGACAGCCGCTTCTTCCCATCTAAAAGTTAATTGGAGTATGTTATTGCTCTTTCACTACTAGTTGGATACATGCATCTGCTGCATATTTTACTTGACCATGTTGACCGACAAattaccaacaaaaaaaaaaacgcattGAACAACAATTAAACTGGACTAGTTTTACATTTTGCAGCAATTAAATTAACTGTCACATCCAGTAACCAGCTATATAGATCCCTTTTTTCCCTGTTGTAAAGCTAGAGTGTGCTAACAATGTTTTCCGAGACATGCGAGACATTATTTAGTCGGtcagagaagaaaaatgtgGAGCCTTCCTAAATGCCATGTACTATCAGCTTGAGATCTTCAATTGTAGCTGGCATAGCTGGCTTTGTTCCGTGCGTAATCAGACAGTTTGTTATTTTGATGcaggatttttttctttttctttgaaggAATTCTTTGGCAGGAATTGCAATGATACGAGAGATGAAGCAAAAAGCGAGGTTCCTCAAACATTCAATAAATTAATCGGAGAAGAAATACTTTTTTCTACTGTTTTTCGGGGATCCCTCTTCCTGTGTCACGGGGTCTCCCTAAGTTGGTGTGTAAAGCATTTTGTAAACGATATTGGAGGATACACACCGTTAGGTGATCCCAGTTTTTTTATGCAGGAAAttgggatagagagagagaaagaacagTAATATGTTTGTCGACAAATATTGGAATCCTACATGCACTTTACTTTAGCTTTACCAATGTGATTTGCAATAGCGTTTCTATGTATTCTTTGCCTCGAACCACAGGAGTATTTGACCCCCAATGTCAATTTTTGTATGCTTCTTTTTGTTTCATACGGAATTAGATTTTTCTTCttagcaaaataaagaaaaataaattcctAGGAAACATTGTTTGTGTACTTTCGACACACTTGTTACAATGAAGcgttatgttttatttttcttctctcttccaaAGGAATCTTGGAAATCCGTTGTTGCCGGATGGAGGACGTGCATGGAACAGGTTCATTAATATGTGGCGTTCTGATCCATACATCGTTATGTGTAAGT harbors:
- the LOC126619255 gene encoding CMP-sialic acid transporter 3, translated to MNKGMIECSVCHSKIVAPNSKTFSRAYDRHKSRVSSKQRVLNVLLVVGDCMLVGLQPILVYMSKVDGKFEFSPISVNFLTEAAKVLFAVVMLLLQARNQKVGEKPLLSISTFTQAARNNVLLAVPAFLYAINNYLKFTMQLYFNPATVKMLSNLKVLVIAVLLKMIMKRRFSIIQWEALALLLIGISVNQLRSLPEGTIALGLPVSTGAYIYTLIFVTVPSLASVYNEYALKSQYDTSIYLQNLFLYGYGAIFNFLGILVMAIIKGPGSFDILHGHSRATMFLIANNAAQGILSSFFFKYADTILKKYSSTVATIFTGIASALLFGHKLTMNFVLGISIVFISMHQFFSPISKLKEEEQNGKLEMIDVDDKHRSKDSFINMAAGANEEASHRPGPDERQPLLPI